The Agromyces atrinae genome window below encodes:
- a CDS encoding carbohydrate ABC transporter permease: MSLFIIYSLLPLVWLFINSTKTQADLISTFGLWFSGDFVFFENVAQTLTYDNGIFVRWLGNTLLYVVLGAGGATLLATLGGYGLAKYNFPGKKAIFAVILGAVAVPGTALAVPTFLMFSQLGLTNTIWAIIIPSLISPFGLYLIWVYAADSVPTEILEAARVDGASELRTFFTISIRLLAPGIVTVALFAIVATWNNYFLPLIMLSEPNLFPLTIGLQQWNLQGTGVGADPIFNLVLTGSLLTIVPIVVAFLLLQRFWQSGLSAGGVKQ, translated from the coding sequence ATGTCGCTGTTCATCATCTACTCGCTCCTGCCGCTCGTCTGGCTCTTCATCAACTCGACGAAGACGCAGGCCGACCTCATCAGCACCTTCGGACTGTGGTTCTCGGGAGACTTCGTCTTCTTCGAGAACGTCGCCCAGACGCTGACGTACGACAACGGCATCTTCGTCCGCTGGCTCGGCAACACGCTCCTCTACGTCGTCCTCGGCGCGGGAGGCGCGACGCTCCTCGCCACGCTCGGCGGCTACGGACTCGCGAAGTACAACTTCCCCGGCAAGAAGGCGATCTTCGCCGTCATCCTGGGCGCCGTCGCCGTTCCGGGCACGGCCCTCGCGGTGCCGACGTTCCTCATGTTCAGCCAGCTCGGCCTCACGAACACGATCTGGGCGATCATCATCCCGTCGCTCATCTCGCCGTTCGGCCTCTACCTGATCTGGGTCTACGCGGCCGACTCGGTGCCCACCGAGATCCTCGAGGCCGCCCGGGTCGACGGAGCGAGCGAGCTGCGCACGTTCTTCACGATCTCGATCCGCCTCCTCGCTCCCGGCATCGTGACCGTCGCGCTCTTCGCGATCGTCGCCACCTGGAACAACTACTTCCTGCCGCTCATCATGTTGAGCGAGCCCAACCTCTTCCCGCTCACGATCGGTCTCCAGCAGTGGAACCTGCAGGGTACGGGGGTCGGGGCCGACCCGATCTTCAACCTGGTCCTGACGGGATCACTCCTCACGATCGTCC
- a CDS encoding carbohydrate ABC transporter permease, translating into MSVTTAPPPPVRRRGRPGRTQFRTSLAGLGFMAPFLVVFALVFLAPLAYSIYLSLFRDQLIGGNSFVGFENYLQAFGDPKFWDGALRVAIFLVVQVPVMLVLALVAALALDSGRLHGSSFFRIGIFLPYAVPAVVAVLMWGFMYSERLGLAGNINSFVGFDLVTPFTQQWILVAIGNIVTWSFVGYNMLIFYSALRTISPDLYEAAGLDGAGQFRILWSIKIPALRGAIVIATIFSIIGSFQLFNEPNILKTIVPNLIPTYFTPNMYAYNLSFVGQQYNYAATIAIIMGLITAIIAYVVQLRGNRKELS; encoded by the coding sequence ATGTCCGTAACGACTGCACCACCTCCGCCCGTCCGACGCAGGGGCCGCCCGGGACGCACCCAGTTCCGCACCTCCCTCGCGGGGCTCGGATTCATGGCGCCGTTCCTCGTCGTCTTCGCGCTCGTCTTCCTGGCGCCGCTCGCGTACTCGATCTACCTCAGCCTCTTCCGCGATCAGCTCATCGGCGGCAACTCGTTCGTGGGCTTCGAGAACTACCTGCAGGCGTTCGGCGACCCGAAGTTCTGGGACGGCGCGCTGCGCGTCGCGATCTTCCTCGTCGTGCAGGTGCCGGTCATGCTCGTGCTCGCCCTCGTCGCGGCCCTCGCGCTCGACAGCGGCCGCCTCCACGGTTCGAGCTTCTTCCGCATCGGCATCTTCCTTCCCTACGCGGTTCCCGCCGTCGTCGCGGTGCTCATGTGGGGCTTCATGTACTCCGAGCGCCTCGGCCTCGCGGGCAACATCAACTCGTTCGTCGGCTTCGACCTCGTGACGCCGTTCACCCAGCAGTGGATCCTCGTCGCGATCGGAAACATCGTCACGTGGTCGTTCGTCGGCTACAACATGCTCATCTTCTACTCGGCGCTTCGCACGATCTCGCCCGACCTCTACGAGGCGGCGGGCCTCGACGGCGCCGGCCAGTTCCGCATCCTCTGGTCGATCAAGATCCCCGCGCTCCGCGGCGCCATCGTCATCGCCACGATCTTCTCGATCATCGGAAGCTTCCAGCTCTTCAACGAGCCGAACATCCTCAAGACGATCGTGCCGAACCTCATCCCCACCTACTTCACGCCGAACATGTACGCGTACAACCTGAGCTTCGTCGGCCAGCAGTACAACTACGCAGCCACCATCGCGATCATCATGGGCCTCATCACGGCGATCATCGCCTATGTCGTGCAACTTCGCGGCAACCGGAAGGAGCTCTCGTGA
- a CDS encoding LacI family DNA-binding transcriptional regulator, protein MAPIHDTSAETVDEPRGDRRRRSHGTMTARAASMSDVARLAGVSSQTVSRVSNNSDSVTTETRDRVVAAMNELGYRPNSAARALKSGRFHSIGVLMFTLETLGNIRTLDAIAVAAAEKGYSIDLISMLDPSTGTISTALSRLDEEAVDGIIVILETHELMESAIHFPTRIPVVIVDSQLRKDYPSVNADQEQGAALAVRHLLDLGHPTVWHVAGPESSNSASMREASWRNILQSEGRTVPPVLRGTWGADSGYRAGLEIAANPDISAVFTANDQMALGVLRALHEAGRRVPEDVSIVGFDNTEESAEYWPPLTTIHQDFAGAGAQAMSLLFDAIEGREVPSGVRTLSTDLVVRQSTGPYIAR, encoded by the coding sequence ATGGCTCCGATCCACGATACGTCGGCCGAGACGGTCGACGAGCCGCGCGGAGATCGCCGACGGCGCAGTCACGGCACGATGACCGCGCGCGCCGCGTCGATGAGCGATGTGGCCCGCCTGGCCGGCGTGTCGAGCCAGACCGTCTCGCGCGTCTCCAACAACAGCGACAGCGTCACGACCGAGACGCGCGACCGGGTCGTCGCCGCGATGAACGAACTCGGCTACCGCCCGAACAGCGCAGCGCGCGCCCTGAAGAGCGGCCGATTCCACTCCATCGGCGTGCTCATGTTCACGCTCGAGACCCTCGGAAACATCCGCACACTCGACGCCATCGCCGTCGCGGCGGCCGAGAAGGGCTACTCGATCGACCTCATCTCAATGCTCGATCCGAGCACGGGAACCATCTCCACCGCCCTCTCCCGTCTCGACGAAGAGGCCGTCGACGGCATCATCGTGATCCTCGAGACGCACGAGCTCATGGAGAGCGCGATCCACTTCCCCACGCGCATCCCCGTCGTCATCGTCGACTCACAGCTGCGCAAGGACTACCCGTCGGTGAACGCCGACCAGGAGCAGGGCGCAGCCCTCGCCGTGCGCCACCTCCTCGACCTCGGCCACCCCACGGTGTGGCACGTCGCCGGCCCCGAAAGCTCCAACTCGGCATCCATGCGCGAGGCGAGCTGGCGGAACATCTTGCAGTCCGAGGGACGCACGGTTCCCCCCGTGCTCCGCGGAACGTGGGGCGCCGACTCGGGGTACCGCGCGGGACTCGAGATCGCCGCGAACCCCGACATCTCGGCCGTCTTCACGGCCAACGACCAGATGGCCCTCGGCGTGCTGCGCGCGCTCCACGAAGCGGGCCGCCGCGTGCCGGAGGACGTGAGCATCGTGGGCTTCGACAACACCGAGGAGTCGGCCGAGTACTGGCCTCCGCTCACGACGATCCACCAGGACTTCGCGGGTGCGGGAGCACAGGCGATGAGCCTCCTCTT